The following coding sequences lie in one Sphingomonas sp. M1-B02 genomic window:
- a CDS encoding LysR substrate-binding domain-containing protein, whose amino-acid sequence MRRLPPLTAIEAFVQVARLGSIKAAAEELALSSPALSRRVQSLERFIGKPLFERRHQALKLNNEGERLLGMIAPALDAMTDAVEAMTSGTELLRLRLSVLPLFATQRLMPRLPELKQKHPELHLDVDTASHGIARLGDGLDAAIVIARDVDPGLYARRLDRNRVHVIGARALVEGPDPVTRPEQLAKLTALVHRDMPETFTAWRAAAGFPELEPAAIDHFDSGTLMLEAAAQGLGIAFMLESHFEAARDDRLVQLFDLTVESHYSYWFVCRPRALSQRPVRMFHDWLIEALGAESA is encoded by the coding sequence ATGCGAAGGCTTCCTCCCCTCACCGCCATCGAAGCGTTCGTGCAGGTCGCCCGACTTGGCTCGATCAAGGCTGCCGCCGAGGAGCTTGCGCTATCCTCGCCCGCGCTCAGCCGGCGTGTGCAGTCGCTCGAGCGATTTATCGGCAAGCCCCTGTTCGAGCGGCGCCACCAGGCGCTCAAGCTCAACAATGAGGGCGAGCGGCTGCTGGGAATGATCGCTCCGGCGCTCGACGCGATGACCGACGCGGTCGAGGCGATGACGAGCGGCACCGAATTGCTGCGCCTGCGGCTAAGCGTGCTGCCGCTGTTCGCGACGCAGCGGCTGATGCCGCGGCTGCCCGAGCTCAAGCAGAAGCATCCCGAGCTGCATCTCGACGTGGACACGGCGAGCCACGGCATTGCCCGGCTCGGCGACGGGCTCGACGCGGCCATCGTCATCGCGCGCGACGTCGATCCGGGTCTCTATGCGCGGCGGCTGGACCGCAACCGGGTCCATGTGATCGGCGCGCGTGCGCTGGTCGAGGGGCCCGATCCGGTGACCCGGCCCGAGCAATTGGCGAAGCTTACCGCGTTGGTACACCGCGACATGCCCGAGACTTTCACGGCTTGGCGCGCCGCTGCAGGCTTCCCCGAGCTCGAGCCCGCGGCGATCGACCATTTCGATTCGGGCACGCTGATGCTCGAGGCGGCGGCGCAGGGGCTGGGAATCGCCTTCATGCTCGAATCGCATTTCGAGGCGGCGCGCGACGATCGGCTCGTCCAGCTCTTCGACCTGACGGTGGAGAGCCATTACAGCTATTGGTTCGTCTGCCGCCCACGCGCGCTGAGCCAGCGGCCGGTGCGGATGTTCCACGACTGGCTGATCGAGGCGCTGGGGGCGGAGAGCGCCTGA
- a CDS encoding CDC48 family AAA ATPase produces MADDESRGHRLQVANARPEDSGRGLAHIPRALMGALGIIEGDVIEIVGKRSTPARAVLPYQEDAGLELLRIDGLQRANAGVGSGDFVEVRKAESKPATRVVFAPAQENLRLQGSGNALKRTFFGRPLAQGDVVATAGHQRVVDPNIQRFVNAPAYALQEIRMAVVSATPKGIVHIDENTEVELRPEYEAASESRRADVTYDDLGGMGSTIDQLREMVELPLRYPELFQRLGVDPPKGVLLHGPPGTGKTRLARAVANESDATFHLINGPEIMGSAYGESESRLRQVFEEAAKSAPSIVFIDEIDSIAPKRGQVSGEAEKRLVAQLLTLMDGLEARANIVVIAATNRPEAIDEALRRPGRFDREIVVGVPDERGRREILGIHTRGMPLADDVDLPELSRTTYGFVGADLAALTREAAIEAVRRLMPKLNLEDHSIPPEILDTLSVTREDFVEALKRVQPSAMREVMVQAPTTRWEDVGGLDDAQMRLKEGVELPLKDPDAFRRLGIRPAKGFLLYGPPGTGKTLLAKAVAREAEANFIATKSSDLLSKWYGESEQQIARLFARARQVAPCVIFIDELDSLVPARGGGMGEPQATERVVNTILSEMDGLEELQSVVVIGATNRPNLIDPALLRPGRFDELIYVGVPDKPGRERILRIQTEKMPLASDVDLGEVAARTERYTGADLGDVVRRAGLVALRQSIDTREVTMAHFEEALADSRATVTAEMESEYEAMSGRLKQQASSIQPIGFIAPGMLQPRGEKVVD; encoded by the coding sequence ATGGCCGACGACGAATCCAGGGGACATAGGCTGCAGGTCGCGAACGCGCGGCCCGAGGATAGCGGCCGGGGGCTAGCGCACATTCCGCGCGCGCTGATGGGCGCGCTCGGCATCATCGAAGGCGACGTGATCGAGATCGTCGGCAAACGCTCGACCCCGGCGCGGGCCGTGCTCCCCTATCAGGAAGATGCCGGGCTCGAACTGCTCCGCATCGACGGGCTCCAGCGCGCCAATGCCGGTGTCGGCTCGGGCGATTTCGTCGAGGTGCGCAAGGCCGAATCGAAGCCCGCGACGCGCGTCGTCTTCGCGCCCGCACAGGAGAATCTGCGGCTCCAGGGCTCGGGCAACGCGCTCAAGCGCACCTTCTTCGGCCGCCCGCTCGCGCAGGGCGACGTCGTCGCCACCGCCGGGCACCAGCGAGTCGTCGATCCCAACATCCAGCGCTTCGTCAACGCCCCGGCTTATGCACTCCAGGAAATCCGCATGGCGGTGGTCTCGGCGACGCCCAAGGGCATCGTCCATATCGACGAGAATACCGAGGTCGAGCTCCGCCCCGAATATGAGGCCGCGTCCGAAAGCCGCCGCGCCGACGTCACGTATGACGATCTCGGCGGCATGGGCAGTACGATCGATCAACTGCGCGAGATGGTCGAGCTCCCCCTGCGCTATCCGGAGCTGTTCCAGCGACTCGGCGTCGATCCGCCCAAGGGGGTGCTGCTCCACGGCCCGCCCGGCACCGGCAAGACGCGTCTCGCCCGCGCCGTCGCCAATGAAAGCGATGCGACCTTCCATCTGATCAACGGGCCCGAGATCATGGGCTCGGCCTATGGCGAGTCCGAGTCGCGCCTGCGCCAGGTGTTCGAGGAAGCGGCCAAGTCCGCCCCTTCGATCGTCTTCATCGACGAGATCGATTCGATCGCGCCCAAGCGCGGCCAGGTCTCGGGCGAGGCCGAGAAGCGACTCGTCGCGCAGCTGCTGACGCTGATGGACGGGCTGGAGGCCCGCGCCAACATCGTCGTGATCGCCGCGACCAATCGCCCCGAGGCGATCGACGAGGCGCTGCGCCGTCCGGGCCGCTTCGATCGCGAGATCGTCGTCGGCGTCCCCGATGAGCGCGGGCGCCGCGAGATCCTCGGCATCCATACCCGCGGCATGCCGCTGGCCGACGATGTCGATCTGCCGGAGCTTTCGCGCACGACCTATGGCTTCGTCGGCGCCGATCTCGCCGCGCTTACCCGCGAGGCCGCGATCGAGGCGGTGCGCCGGCTGATGCCGAAGCTGAACCTCGAGGACCACAGCATCCCACCCGAAATCCTCGACACGCTGTCGGTCACGCGCGAGGACTTTGTCGAGGCATTGAAGCGCGTCCAGCCGTCGGCAATGCGCGAAGTCATGGTCCAGGCGCCGACGACGCGCTGGGAGGATGTCGGCGGGCTCGACGACGCCCAGATGCGTCTCAAGGAAGGCGTCGAACTGCCGCTCAAGGATCCCGATGCATTCCGCCGGCTGGGCATCCGCCCGGCCAAGGGCTTCCTGCTCTACGGCCCTCCCGGCACCGGCAAGACTCTGCTCGCCAAGGCAGTCGCGCGCGAGGCGGAGGCGAACTTCATCGCCACCAAATCCTCTGACCTGCTCAGCAAATGGTATGGCGAGAGCGAGCAGCAGATCGCGCGGCTGTTCGCCCGCGCCCGCCAGGTCGCGCCCTGCGTGATCTTCATCGACGAGCTCGATTCGCTGGTCCCCGCGCGCGGCGGCGGCATGGGCGAGCCGCAGGCGACCGAGCGCGTGGTCAACACGATCCTGTCCGAAATGGACGGGCTCGAGGAGCTGCAGTCGGTGGTGGTGATCGGCGCGACCAACCGCCCGAACCTGATCGATCCGGCGCTGCTACGGCCCGGGCGCTTCGACGAGCTCATCTATGTCGGCGTGCCCGACAAGCCGGGTCGCGAGCGCATATTGCGCATCCAGACCGAGAAGATGCCGCTCGCCAGCGACGTCGATCTCGGCGAGGTCGCCGCGCGCACCGAACGCTATACCGGCGCCGATCTGGGCGATGTCGTGCGCCGGGCCGGCCTGGTCGCGCTGCGCCAGTCGATCGACACGCGCGAAGTGACGATGGCCCATTTCGAGGAAGCGCTCGCCGATTCGCGCGCCACTGTCACCGCCGAGATGGAAAGCGAATATGAAGCGATGTCGGGCCGGCTCAAGCAGCAGGCATCGTCGATCCAGCCGATCGGCTTCATCGCTCCGGGAATGCTTCAGCCTCGGGGCGAAAAGGTCGTAGACTGA
- a CDS encoding energy transducer TonB has protein sequence MYAESRYMPRQSRSVSLGAALAINGALIAGLWFAAPNLLPEDPPTTLEGRNIPLPPTPPPPKPRDIPKTDARLAQAPLPHAPDPVVDTPSRNPVETTDIIYPPLPPLPPIDRAGSVVEVDQPPAALALVAATPDPRYRDGFQPAYPASELRAQRDGAVSVRVLIGTDGRVKAVEQVSATSAAFFEATRRQALARWRFKPANRGGVPEESWKILNVRFELKNL, from the coding sequence ATGTATGCCGAATCCCGTTACATGCCCCGCCAGTCGCGCAGCGTCAGCCTGGGGGCCGCCTTGGCCATCAACGGCGCGTTGATCGCCGGACTCTGGTTCGCCGCGCCGAACCTCCTGCCCGAGGATCCGCCAACGACCCTCGAAGGCAGGAACATCCCGCTGCCGCCCACGCCGCCACCGCCCAAGCCGAGGGACATTCCCAAGACCGATGCGCGCCTAGCCCAGGCACCCTTGCCGCACGCGCCCGATCCGGTCGTCGACACCCCCAGCCGCAATCCGGTCGAGACGACCGACATAATCTACCCGCCGCTGCCGCCGCTCCCGCCAATCGACCGTGCGGGGTCCGTAGTGGAGGTCGATCAGCCCCCCGCGGCGCTCGCACTGGTCGCAGCCACCCCTGATCCGCGCTATCGCGACGGCTTCCAACCAGCTTACCCCGCCTCCGAGCTCCGCGCCCAGCGCGACGGGGCGGTCAGCGTGCGCGTGCTGATCGGCACCGACGGTCGGGTGAAGGCGGTCGAGCAGGTCAGCGCGACCAGCGCAGCTTTCTTCGAGGCCACCCGCCGCCAGGCGCTCGCGCGATGGCGCTTCAAGCCCGCCAACCGCGGCGGCGTTCCGGAAGAGAGCTGGAAGATACTCAACGTACGCTTCGAGCTGAAGAACCTGTAG
- a CDS encoding ribose-phosphate pyrophosphokinase — translation MKLMAGNSNMPLATAIADYLEIPLTQANVRRFADEEIFVEILENVRGEDVFVLQSTSYPANDNLMELLIMIDALKRASAKRITAVLPYFGYARQDRKPGPRTPISAKLVANLITVAGANRVLSVDLHAGQIQGFFDIPTDNLYGAPVMSADITTRFPGKQWMVVSPDVGGVVRARALAKRLDNAPLAIVDKRREKPGESEVMNIIGEVEGRFCILIDDIVDSAGTLCNAAAALKAAGAEDVVAYCTHGVLSGGAVARVDASALRELIITDSIGNHAVIADSKKIRHLTIAPLLAEAVRRIADESSVSSLFD, via the coding sequence ATGAAACTGATGGCCGGCAATTCGAACATGCCGCTTGCGACCGCGATCGCCGACTATCTCGAAATCCCGCTGACCCAGGCCAATGTCCGCCGCTTCGCCGACGAGGAGATCTTCGTCGAGATATTGGAGAATGTCCGCGGCGAGGACGTGTTCGTGCTGCAATCGACCAGCTATCCGGCGAACGACAATCTGATGGAGCTGCTGATCATGATCGATGCGCTGAAGCGCGCATCGGCCAAACGGATCACCGCGGTGCTCCCTTATTTCGGCTATGCCCGGCAGGATCGGAAGCCTGGGCCCCGCACGCCGATTTCGGCCAAGCTGGTCGCGAACCTGATCACGGTGGCCGGCGCGAACCGGGTGCTTTCGGTGGATCTCCACGCCGGGCAGATCCAGGGCTTTTTCGATATCCCGACCGACAATCTCTATGGCGCGCCGGTGATGTCGGCCGACATCACCACGCGCTTTCCTGGCAAGCAATGGATGGTCGTCTCGCCCGACGTCGGCGGCGTGGTGCGCGCGCGGGCGCTGGCGAAGCGGCTCGACAACGCCCCGCTGGCGATCGTCGACAAGCGCCGCGAGAAGCCGGGCGAATCAGAGGTGATGAACATCATCGGCGAAGTCGAGGGGCGCTTCTGCATCCTGATCGACGATATCGTCGATTCGGCGGGCACGCTGTGCAATGCCGCCGCGGCGCTGAAGGCAGCGGGAGCGGAGGACGTGGTCGCCTACTGCACCCATGGCGTGCTCTCGGGTGGTGCGGTGGCGCGAGTCGATGCGTCGGCGCTGCGCGAGCTGATCATCACCGATTCGATCGGCAACCATGCCGTGATCGCCGACAGCAAGAAGATCCGGCATCTGACGATCGCGCCGTTGCTGGCCGAAGCGGTGCGGCGGATCGCCGACGAGAGCTCGGTTTCGTCGCTGTTCGACTAA
- a CDS encoding MFS transporter — protein MKVRGFDRTFALLFVVMLTIAAGNTALQSVLPALGRSLGVADSAVAAVFSVSALLWVIAAPFWANRSDRHGRRTMVLIGVGGFTVSLLLCGVFLMLGINGVLAPVTTFVAFIAARVIYGAFGSAAPPAVQALVAGRTSRDERTRALTLIASAFGLGTILGPALAPYLVLGDLWDGGPEVGLAGPAFFAAAIGLAIWIAVARLLPKDEGLSHGAVVAYPSIGGQASGASVTAATAERSEKIGFLDPRVRGWMIVGLVMGHAQAMTGQAIGFLIIDRLRVAPMDALEPTGLVLMMGAGSALLVQWGMIPLLNLKPRALVLVGVAVSAVGCIATGTATSLYGIALGYSLASLGFGFVRPGFTAGSSLAVGPEAQGSVAGKVTSINGAAFVLGPSIGIALYELWRPLPYLTAAAALAILLAYAIVSLRPFRPEAEAFPER, from the coding sequence ATGAAGGTGCGCGGCTTCGACCGGACCTTCGCCTTGCTGTTCGTCGTGATGCTGACGATTGCCGCGGGGAATACGGCGCTGCAATCGGTGCTGCCGGCGCTGGGGCGTTCGCTCGGCGTAGCGGATAGCGCGGTGGCGGCGGTGTTCTCGGTATCCGCGCTGCTGTGGGTGATCGCCGCGCCTTTCTGGGCCAATCGATCGGACCGGCACGGGCGGCGGACGATGGTGCTAATCGGCGTGGGCGGCTTCACCGTCTCGCTGCTGCTGTGCGGCGTCTTCCTGATGCTGGGGATAAACGGGGTGCTGGCGCCGGTCACGACGTTCGTCGCCTTCATCGCCGCGCGGGTTATCTACGGCGCGTTCGGTTCGGCGGCGCCGCCCGCGGTGCAGGCGCTGGTGGCAGGACGGACCAGCCGCGACGAGCGGACCCGCGCCTTGACGCTGATCGCTTCCGCGTTCGGGCTGGGGACGATCCTGGGGCCGGCGCTGGCCCCCTATCTGGTGCTCGGCGACCTGTGGGACGGCGGCCCAGAAGTGGGGCTGGCCGGGCCCGCTTTCTTCGCGGCGGCGATCGGGCTGGCGATCTGGATCGCAGTGGCCCGGCTGTTGCCGAAGGACGAAGGGCTCTCGCACGGCGCGGTGGTCGCCTACCCTTCGATCGGCGGGCAGGCGAGCGGGGCGAGCGTCACTGCGGCGACGGCCGAGCGATCGGAGAAGATCGGCTTCCTCGACCCGCGGGTCCGCGGCTGGATGATCGTCGGGCTGGTTATGGGCCATGCCCAGGCGATGACCGGACAGGCGATCGGCTTCCTGATCATCGATCGGTTGCGCGTGGCACCGATGGACGCACTGGAGCCGACCGGACTGGTGCTGATGATGGGCGCTGGATCGGCGCTGCTGGTGCAATGGGGGATGATCCCCTTGCTCAATCTCAAGCCGCGCGCGCTGGTGCTGGTGGGCGTAGCGGTGAGCGCCGTGGGCTGCATCGCGACCGGCACCGCGACCTCGCTCTACGGGATCGCCTTGGGCTATTCGCTGGCGTCGCTGGGCTTCGGCTTCGTGCGGCCCGGCTTCACTGCAGGATCGTCGCTCGCGGTAGGGCCCGAGGCGCAGGGATCGGTGGCGGGAAAGGTGACGTCGATCAACGGCGCCGCCTTCGTCCTCGGGCCGTCGATCGGGATTGCGCTTTACGAGCTTTGGCGGCCGCTGCCCTATCTGACAGCGGCCGCCGCGCTCGCGATTCTGCTGGCCTATGCGATCGTCAGTCTACGACCTTTTCGCCCCGAGGCTGAAGCATTCCCGGAGCGATGA
- the ribD gene encoding bifunctional diaminohydroxyphosphoribosylaminopyrimidine deaminase/5-amino-6-(5-phosphoribosylamino)uracil reductase RibD, giving the protein MAAALALSERGRGRTAPNPNVGCVIVQDDRVVGRGWTQPGGRPHAEAMALAQAGAKSRGATCYVTLEPCAHVSERGPACADLLIEAGVAGVVIALGDPDPRTNGQGITRLRAAGIEVAEGVGEASAREAMAGFLTRRAKGRPFVTLKLATSLDGRIALESGESRWITGPQARAHAHLERARHDAILVGRGTRAMDTPSLDVRLPGLEDRTPRRFLLTGQPGAGDDAWGIVNAPSSIADLEGVDHLLVEGGAETAASFLREGLVDRLLLYRAPILIGAGKPALGDIGLSDLATAHNRWRLADTRMLGSDRLEVYASQ; this is encoded by the coding sequence ATGGCGGCGGCGCTGGCCTTGTCCGAGCGTGGCCGGGGGCGGACCGCGCCCAATCCCAATGTCGGCTGCGTGATCGTGCAGGACGACCGAGTCGTCGGCCGCGGCTGGACCCAGCCCGGCGGTCGCCCGCACGCCGAGGCGATGGCGCTCGCCCAGGCCGGCGCAAAGTCGCGCGGCGCAACTTGCTACGTCACGCTCGAACCCTGCGCGCATGTCTCCGAACGCGGACCCGCCTGTGCGGATCTGCTGATCGAAGCCGGCGTCGCGGGCGTCGTCATAGCGCTCGGCGATCCCGATCCCCGCACCAATGGGCAAGGCATCACCCGCCTCCGCGCTGCCGGCATCGAGGTCGCGGAAGGCGTCGGCGAGGCCTCCGCGCGCGAGGCGATGGCGGGCTTTCTTACCCGCCGTGCAAAGGGCCGCCCCTTCGTCACGCTCAAGCTCGCCACCTCGCTCGACGGCCGCATCGCGCTGGAGTCGGGGGAAAGCCGCTGGATCACCGGCCCCCAGGCCCGCGCCCACGCCCATCTCGAACGCGCGCGACACGACGCAATATTGGTGGGCCGAGGCACGCGCGCGATGGATACACCCAGCCTCGACGTGCGCCTTCCCGGGTTGGAAGACCGCACTCCACGCCGCTTCCTCCTCACCGGTCAGCCCGGCGCAGGGGATGACGCGTGGGGAATCGTGAATGCACCTTCCAGCATCGCCGACCTCGAGGGGGTCGACCATCTACTCGTCGAAGGCGGCGCTGAAACCGCCGCGAGCTTCCTCCGCGAAGGCCTGGTCGACCGCCTGCTCCTCTACCGCGCGCCGATCCTGATCGGTGCCGGCAAGCCCGCGCTCGGCGACATCGGCTTGTCTGATCTCGCCACCGCCCACAATCGCTGGCGCCTCGCCGACACGCGCATGCTTGGCAGCGACCGTCTCGAAGTCTACGCGAGCCAATAA
- the gltX gene encoding glutamate--tRNA ligase gives MTVITRFAPSPTGTLHVGNIRTALHNWLFARAKGGKFLLRIDDTDRERSQEHFVESIRADLGWLGLVPDAEERQSERFDRYEARFAELVASGRIYPAYETTQELDLKRKVLLGRGLPPVYDRAALALSDQDRATYEAEGKAPHWRFRLDHAAPIAWDDCVRGPQRFDPALLSDPVIRRADGSWLYLLPSVIDDVDMGVTHVVRGEDHVSNTATQLQMFEAMGAAPPSFAHEALLIGAEGKLSKRLGSLGVEHFREIGIEPQALVALLARIGTSDPVEPFADPAPLIASFDFGRFGRAPARFDEAELAALNARIVHQLPFAAVAERLPAGMGSQAWDAIRPNLSTVADAQDWWQVVEGPIAPAEVSAEDRVFLAEATTVAAQIDWATDPWPALTGALKEMTGRKGRALFLPLRLALTGREHGPDMAALLPLIGRDRALARLATD, from the coding sequence ATGACCGTGATCACCCGCTTCGCCCCCAGCCCCACGGGCACGCTGCACGTCGGCAATATCCGCACCGCGCTCCACAATTGGCTGTTCGCGCGGGCGAAGGGGGGCAAGTTCCTGCTGCGTATCGACGATACCGATCGCGAGCGCTCGCAGGAGCATTTCGTCGAGTCGATCCGTGCCGATCTCGGCTGGCTCGGGCTGGTGCCCGACGCCGAGGAGCGCCAGTCCGAGCGCTTCGATCGCTACGAAGCGCGCTTCGCCGAACTGGTCGCGTCGGGGCGAATCTACCCGGCCTATGAGACGACGCAGGAGCTCGATCTCAAACGGAAAGTGCTGCTGGGGAGGGGGCTGCCGCCGGTCTATGATCGCGCCGCGCTGGCGCTGAGCGACCAGGATCGCGCCACCTATGAGGCAGAGGGCAAAGCGCCGCACTGGCGCTTCCGGCTCGATCATGCCGCGCCGATCGCCTGGGACGATTGCGTGCGCGGCCCCCAGCGCTTCGATCCGGCTTTGCTCAGCGATCCGGTGATCCGCCGCGCCGATGGGTCGTGGCTCTATCTGCTCCCCTCGGTGATCGACGATGTCGACATGGGCGTGACCCATGTCGTGCGCGGCGAAGACCATGTCTCGAACACCGCGACCCAGCTCCAGATGTTCGAGGCGATGGGCGCCGCCCCGCCCAGCTTCGCGCATGAGGCGCTGCTGATCGGCGCCGAGGGCAAGCTCTCCAAACGGCTCGGCTCGCTCGGCGTCGAGCATTTCCGCGAGATCGGCATCGAGCCGCAGGCGCTGGTCGCCTTGCTCGCCCGCATCGGCACCAGCGACCCGGTCGAGCCCTTCGCCGATCCCGCGCCGCTGATCGCCAGCTTCGATTTCGGCCGCTTCGGCCGCGCGCCCGCGCGCTTCGACGAAGCCGAGCTTGCCGCGCTCAACGCGCGAATCGTCCACCAGCTGCCGTTCGCGGCGGTGGCCGAGCGTCTGCCCGCGGGCATGGGCTCTCAAGCATGGGACGCGATCCGCCCCAATCTCTCCACCGTCGCCGACGCGCAGGACTGGTGGCAGGTCGTCGAGGGCCCGATCGCGCCCGCTGAAGTCTCCGCCGAGGACCGCGTCTTCCTCGCTGAAGCCACCACCGTCGCCGCGCAGATCGATTGGGCCACCGATCCCTGGCCGGCGCTCACCGGCGCGCTCAAGGAAATGACCGGACGCAAGGGCCGCGCATTGTTCCTGCCGCTGCGACTCGCGCTTACCGGACGCGAGCATGGCCCCGACATGGCGGCGCTGCTGCCCCTGATCGGCCGCGATCGCGCGCTCGCCCGTCTCGCGACCGACTGA
- a CDS encoding antibiotic biosynthesis monooxygenase family protein yields MAEKRSGQTVVIFVTERSGDDAEGYAAAAAAMDALAAKQPGYRGMDSLSADGLGITLSYWADEASAIAWREQPDHAATREAGRGRWYNWYRLHVAEIGRSYTWSRP; encoded by the coding sequence ATGGCCGAGAAGCGCTCCGGACAGACCGTGGTGATATTCGTTACCGAACGCAGCGGCGACGATGCCGAGGGCTATGCCGCAGCGGCGGCGGCGATGGACGCCCTTGCCGCGAAGCAGCCCGGATATCGCGGAATGGACAGCCTGTCTGCGGACGGGCTGGGCATCACGCTGAGCTATTGGGCCGACGAGGCGAGCGCGATCGCCTGGCGCGAACAGCCTGATCATGCCGCAACGCGCGAGGCCGGGCGCGGGCGCTGGTACAATTGGTATCGCCTGCACGTCGCCGAGATCGGGCGCAGCTATACATGGAGCCGGCCATGA
- a CDS encoding riboflavin synthase, with translation MFTGIVTDIGTIAAADPQGDLRVRVSTSYDVDTVDLGASISCSGVCLTVVDKAPGWVAFDVSGETVSRTARDQWTPGRRLNLERALRLGDELGGHIVTGHVDGIGTVREVREEGGSHRVTIAASHEIAPYVAPKGSITVDGVSLTVNAVHDVADGVLFELNIIPHTAAVTTFDGIEAGRQVNLEIDVLARYLQRMEALRAKS, from the coding sequence ATGTTCACCGGAATCGTCACCGACATCGGCACCATCGCCGCCGCCGACCCGCAGGGCGACCTGCGCGTCCGGGTGTCGACCAGCTATGACGTGGATACCGTCGATCTCGGTGCCTCGATCTCTTGCTCGGGCGTCTGCCTGACGGTGGTCGACAAGGCGCCCGGCTGGGTCGCCTTCGATGTCTCGGGCGAAACCGTCTCGCGCACCGCGCGCGATCAATGGACACCGGGAAGGCGCCTCAATCTCGAACGTGCGTTGCGGCTGGGCGACGAACTTGGCGGCCATATCGTCACCGGCCATGTCGACGGCATCGGTACGGTCCGTGAGGTACGCGAGGAAGGCGGGTCGCACCGCGTGACGATCGCCGCCAGCCACGAGATCGCGCCTTATGTCGCGCCGAAGGGTTCGATCACCGTCGACGGCGTCTCGCTCACCGTCAATGCGGTGCACGACGTTGCCGACGGCGTCCTCTTCGAACTCAACATCATCCCCCACACCGCCGCCGTCACCACCTTCGACGGCATCGAAGCAGGCCGCCAGGTCAATCTCGAGATCGACGTGCTCGCCCGCTATCTGCAGCGCATGGAGGCGCTTCGTGCCAAGTCCTGA
- a CDS encoding sulfite exporter TauE/SafE family protein: MILDWHFYALAIPAVILLGLAKGGFAGMGALSLPMIALVSDPVRAAAILLPILIVQDVVGVWAFRRSVDWTVLGWMLPGAAIGILLGYWFASAVSPDMVLAAVGAISILFGGYRLWLERHKLPEAHNSPGWVGTIAGIASGFTSQIAHAGQPPFQLWVLPRRLPPAVLVGTTAIFFAVVNWLKVPAYLALGQFTRDNLLTAAALIPVAIASTFAGVWLVRRVPAERFYTAIYWLMILVGVKLVWDGVV, from the coding sequence ATGATCCTCGACTGGCACTTTTACGCGCTCGCGATCCCCGCGGTGATTCTGCTCGGTCTCGCCAAGGGCGGTTTTGCCGGGATGGGGGCGTTGTCGCTGCCGATGATCGCTTTGGTCAGCGATCCGGTCCGTGCCGCCGCGATCCTGCTGCCGATCCTGATCGTCCAGGACGTGGTCGGCGTCTGGGCGTTCCGGCGCAGCGTCGATTGGACGGTGCTGGGCTGGATGCTGCCCGGTGCGGCGATCGGCATCCTGCTCGGCTATTGGTTCGCCAGCGCGGTCTCGCCGGATATGGTGCTGGCTGCGGTCGGCGCGATCTCGATCCTGTTCGGGGGCTATCGGCTCTGGCTCGAGCGGCACAAGCTACCCGAAGCGCATAACTCGCCCGGCTGGGTCGGCACGATCGCCGGAATCGCCTCGGGATTCACCAGCCAGATCGCGCATGCCGGGCAGCCGCCCTTCCAGCTCTGGGTGCTGCCGCGCCGCCTGCCGCCCGCGGTGCTGGTCGGCACCACCGCGATCTTCTTCGCGGTGGTAAACTGGCTCAAGGTCCCGGCTTACCTGGCGCTCGGCCAGTTCACCCGAGACAATCTTCTCACTGCCGCGGCGCTAATTCCGGTCGCAATCGCCTCGACCTTCGCCGGCGTCTGGCTGGTCCGCCGCGTCCCCGCCGAGCGATTCTACACCGCAATCTACTGGCTGATGATCCTGGTCGGCGTGAAACTGGTGTGGGACGGCGTCGTTTAG